The Siansivirga zeaxanthinifaciens CC-SAMT-1 region CCACCAGCGTTAATATTAATAACGGTTTGCCCAATCATACCACAACCTCCTGTACCACCAAACAAGCCACTTAAAATATTTCCAGCGCCTTGTGCAACACACTCCCGGTTACCATTTCCTCTGGTCTCTGTTAATTCATCAACCAAATTCATGGTCATTAACGATTCTATTAAACCAACAGAAGCCGCCAGAAAAGCATAAGGTAAAATGAATTTTAAGGTATCGAAATTAAAAGGTAGGTTTTGCCAAAGCTCTAAATTAGGAGTTGGAAACTCTCCTTTTAGTCCGTTTCCTCCACCTTCTATAATATAAGAGCCCACCGTACTAACATCTAAACCACCAAAAACTACGATGGCTGTTGTTATTAAAATAGCTGTTAATGCTGCTGGTAATTTGGTTGTTATTTTTGGTAACAACCAGATAACGCCCATGGTAAAAAGCACCAACCCTATCATAATATAAAGTTCTTTGCCTACCATAGGTATATTAATATATTCTTTAACACCCTCGATGGTGGTTTCTAATTTTTTATGAGAAAACATGCGAACTTGTGCCAGGAAAATAACAATAGCTAAACCATTTACGAAACCTAACATAACCGGATGAGGAATTAAACGCACAAAACGCCCAAGTTTAAAAACACCTGCACAAATTTGAAAAACCCCCATTAATATAACAGTGGCTAACAAATAGAAATAACCCATGTTTTCGATAGGCGTTTCGAAAAGCATGCCTTTAGCATGTCCCTCAGATATTAAATGAACAAACACCACTGCTACCGCACCAGCAGCACCAGAAATTAATCCGGGTCTTCCTCCAAAAATAGCTGTAATTAACCCTATGATAAAAGCTCCTGAAAGCGCTACTAAAGGATCGATTTGAGCCACAAATGCGAAAGCAACAACTTCGGGTATCATAGCCAGAGATACTGTTATGCCGCTTAAAATATCGTTTTTTGGGTTGTTTGTGAACTTCTTAAAAAATTGAGTCATGCTTCTTTTTTTGAAAGCGCAAATTTACAATTTATATACTGAGTCACAAGGTAGAATGGTTTTTTTTCAGGATTTACGGCACTCAAACGTTTTATTAAAAAGTAACTTATTCTTTATTTGCATAAGATTTTAACCATTTTAAAGCAGATTTTCTTTCTTCAAAAATACGAACGTTAGAATGTTTATTTTCGATTACATTAAATAAAGCTTCAGTTGAAATTATCGAGACAAATAATTGAACAAAAAAAAGTCTTAGCTTTAATTTAGATTAAGTTTGCTGCTAGATTTTTCAGGTTTTTATAAAAGTTTCTATGCTAAATTAAAAGTTTAATATTCGCATATGAATTTTCCATAGCCTCTTTAACTTGTTCAGGACCAAGCCATGCCACTTTTGTAATACCCTCTTCTTCTTGAGCATACAAATCGCCTTTAAAAGTCGACTTCATTTCAAACCAATAGGTTATCTTTATTTTATAACGTCTGTTTCGTTTAAAAATATGGTAGGTTGTTTGCAAGGGTTTAATTATTTCCAGGCCATTAACACCTGTTTCTTCTGTAACTTCCCTAATGGCTGTGGTTTCAATAGTTTCCTTGCCTTCTGTTTTACCTTTGGGCAGATCCCATTTATCGTTTCTGTAGATAAATAAAATTTCATTCTTATCATTATAAACTTTACCACCACCAGCAACGACATTGGGTAATAATTTTAAAAACTTTTTTAAAAGTTTATCAGGGTTTTTATGAATTAATCTTACCTCTGCAATCTTTTTTGTATTTAGTTTTTTAATAACCTTCGATATTTTAACATCGCCTATGTAATAGTTCTTAAAATTCGTTTCCTCCTCTACAACATTAGTTAAAACAATAGGTTTATCTCCAACAAAAACTTTATACATAACTTAATTTAAAAATTCTCACCCTGTAAAAATATCATTTTTAGGCACAAACCAAACATTGTTAAAAAAAATATTTTTATTCGCATACTTCTATAATGCAAAACATAATTTTATGATTATTTTTGTATCATGATATTTAATAAACACACCGCAAGAAAAACAGCTGAAGTTTTATTGCAAGTTAACGCTATAAAGCTTAGCCCAAAGGAGCCCTTTACTTGGGCTTCTGGATGGAAGTCACCTATTTATTGTGACAACCGTATTGTATTATCGTTTCCACCAATTCGAAATTACATACGAGAGACCATGGCAAAACAAATTGAAAAGCAATATGGAAAACCAGATGTTATAGCAGGTGTTGCTACCGGAGCTATTGGCATTGGGATGCTTGTTGCAGAATATATGGGATTACCTTTTATTTATGTTAGACCAGATGCCAAAGGCCATGGAAGAAAAAACCAAATTGAAGGTTTTCTTGAAAGTGGACAAAATGTGGTAGTGGTTGAAGATTTAATTAGTACAGGAAATAGCAGCTTAAATGCCGTGCGAGCTTTAAAACAAGCCGGTGTTAATGTAAAAGGCATGATAGCAATTTTTACCTATGGTTTTGATGTAGCTGCTAAAAATTTTGCCGAAGAAAATATTTTGCTTCAAACCTTAAGTAACTACGATAGTTTATTAGAACAGGCTTTAGATACTAATTACATTTCTGAGAAAGAATTGCAAACCTTATCGGAATGGAATACAAACCCAAGCGAATGGAACGCTAATTGATATGTTAATTTAAAATTGAATGTCACAAATTATAAATTAACATAAAACAACATAATAAGATGAATTTAGAATCACCAACCATAAACGTAAGTAAATCTCCTGAAGAAGTTTTTAATTTTTTAGCCGATGTTAAAAATTTTGAAGCTTTAATGCCCGAAAACATTAGCAAATTTGAAGTGCTTAGTGAAGATACATTCATTTTTGCCTTGAAAGGAATGCCAGAGATTACATTAAAAAAGAAGGAATTAATACCGCCTAATAAAATTGTTCTTGGTGCTGCAGGAGGAAAAATTGACTTTTCGTTAGTTGGCGAAATTACTCAGAAAGAAGATGCTACAAGTGATGTTCAACTAAAATTTAATGGTGATTTCAACCCTATGATGGCGATGATGATTAAAGGCCCCATTACCAAATTTATAGAAACACTTGCTAACAGCATTCCAAAAGCTATTTAATATATCAGCGTAATTTCTTTTAAACTAAATTCTTTAATGATATCATCTTCTAATAAAACTTGAAGATTTCCATAATTAGAAACGCCTTTTATAATTCCAGAAAACATCAAACCTTCGGCATCTTTAAATGTTGAAGGTTTATTTTTTCTAAAAAGTAAATCTTCGTATTGCAATTTTAAATCTTCAAATTGACCTTCATTTAACTTGTTGAAATAAATCTTCAAATTATTTACAATTAAAATCGCTAACTCATCAATATTATAAACATCACCTGTAATAAGTTTTAAAGATGATGCTTTGGGTAAGTTTTCAAATTCTGTTTGATTCACATTCAGCCCCATTCCAATAATAGAATTAGAAACTGTTTGATTTCGCATTATATTTTCAATTAAAATACCGCAAATCTTCTTATTCTCT contains the following coding sequences:
- a CDS encoding SulP family inorganic anion transporter: MTQFFKKFTNNPKNDILSGITVSLAMIPEVVAFAFVAQIDPLVALSGAFIIGLITAIFGGRPGLISGAAGAVAVVFVHLISEGHAKGMLFETPIENMGYFYLLATVILMGVFQICAGVFKLGRFVRLIPHPVMLGFVNGLAIVIFLAQVRMFSHKKLETTIEGVKEYINIPMVGKELYIMIGLVLFTMGVIWLLPKITTKLPAALTAILITTAIVVFGGLDVSTVGSYIIEGGGNGLKGEFPTPNLELWQNLPFNFDTLKFILPYAFLAASVGLIESLMTMNLVDELTETRGNGNRECVAQGAGNILSGLFGGTGGCGMIGQTVININAGGRGRLSGIMMAVTLLTFILFTDKYIEQVPIAALVGVMFMMVIETFAWSSFRIMKKIPKSDAFVLVIVSAVTVFYDLAIAVFIGVIISALVFAWENAKKIRARKRFSDDGKTKTYEIWGPLFFGSIQAFNEKFDIKNDPDNIIIDFIESRVSDHSALEAIFNLVNKYEAEGKTIKLKHLSPECKELLYKASPKFEEVIVEAINDPRYHLAENPEAFTKPLSEYKL
- a CDS encoding NUDIX hydrolase, which codes for MYKVFVGDKPIVLTNVVEEETNFKNYYIGDVKISKVIKKLNTKKIAEVRLIHKNPDKLLKKFLKLLPNVVAGGGKVYNDKNEILFIYRNDKWDLPKGKTEGKETIETTAIREVTEETGVNGLEIIKPLQTTYHIFKRNRRYKIKITYWFEMKSTFKGDLYAQEEEGITKVAWLGPEQVKEAMENSYANIKLLI
- the pyrE gene encoding orotate phosphoribosyltransferase, producing MIFNKHTARKTAEVLLQVNAIKLSPKEPFTWASGWKSPIYCDNRIVLSFPPIRNYIRETMAKQIEKQYGKPDVIAGVATGAIGIGMLVAEYMGLPFIYVRPDAKGHGRKNQIEGFLESGQNVVVVEDLISTGNSSLNAVRALKQAGVNVKGMIAIFTYGFDVAAKNFAEENILLQTLSNYDSLLEQALDTNYISEKELQTLSEWNTNPSEWNAN
- a CDS encoding SRPBCC family protein, whose amino-acid sequence is MNLESPTINVSKSPEEVFNFLADVKNFEALMPENISKFEVLSEDTFIFALKGMPEITLKKKELIPPNKIVLGAAGGKIDFSLVGEITQKEDATSDVQLKFNGDFNPMMAMMIKGPITKFIETLANSIPKAI
- a CDS encoding biotin--[acetyl-CoA-carboxylase] ligase; its protein translation is MHIIKLNAIDSTNSYLKKLSAQEALDDFTIVMTEAQLEGRGQMGSVWTSKSSKNLTFSVYKKFSGLEFQHVFYISIATSLALVKTLQFFSIPKLAIKWPNDILAENKKICGILIENIMRNQTVSNSIIGMGLNVNQTEFENLPKASSLKLITGDVYNIDELAILIVNNLKIYFNKLNEGQFEDLKLQYEDLLFRKNKPSTFKDAEGLMFSGIIKGVSNYGNLQVLLEDDIIKEFSLKEITLIY